The sequence CGTTGCAGGCGGCTTGCCTTTCGTTATGGAATATGGCTTTGGCAATTTTTTATTAGGAAAAAATTGGACCCCCTCTAATACTCCAGCAGCTTACGGGATTCTTCCAATGATCTTTGGCTCAGTTTCCGTTACGTTAGGAGCAGTAGTGATAGGTGTTCCGATTGGGGTGTTGACAGCGGTATTTATGGCACGATTTTGCCCGCCTAAACTCTATAAGGTTTTAAAACCAGCGGTCAATTTAATGGCTGCAATTCCCTCTATTGTATATGGATTTTTTGCCTTGCAGCTAATCGTGCCGTTGATGCGCCAATTTGTTGGCGGGACTGGAATGAACATGTTGACGGTTATGCTGTTGTTAGGAATCATGATTTTGCCGACAATTATCGGAATGTCGGAAGCGGCAATTCGGTCCGTTCCAGAAAGCTATTACAGCGGCAGCCTTGCTTTAGGAGCAACGCATGAACGTTCAGTGATGCGTGTTATCTTGCCAGCAGCGAAATCAGGGATTCTTTCTTCTGTCGTCTTAGGAATCGGGCGAGCAATCGGCGAAACGATGGCCGTCGTCTTAGTAGCTGGAAATCAACCGCGAATCCCAGATTCATTGACTCAAGGAGTTCGGACGATGACAACCAATATCGTTCTGGAAATGGCTTACGCTAGCGGTCAGCACCGCGAAGCACTGATTGCAACAGCTATGATGCTGTTTGGGTTTATTTTATTGATCAATGGGATCTTTATGTTGATCAAAAGAAAAGAGGCCATCAGATGAGTAGTAAACTAATACGGACCTTTATTTATCTTGCTGCTTTCATTACTTTCGGCTCTTTGTTTTTTATTATAGGTTTTATTTTATACAACGGTTTGCCGC is a genomic window of Carnobacterium sp. CP1 containing:
- the pstC gene encoding phosphate ABC transporter permease subunit PstC; protein product: MKTKKIEGFMQGVFLVSALTSVLAIVLICVFIVAGGLPFVMEYGFGNFLLGKNWTPSNTPAAYGILPMIFGSVSVTLGAVVIGVPIGVLTAVFMARFCPPKLYKVLKPAVNLMAAIPSIVYGFFALQLIVPLMRQFVGGTGMNMLTVMLLLGIMILPTIIGMSEAAIRSVPESYYSGSLALGATHERSVMRVILPAAKSGILSSVVLGIGRAIGETMAVVLVAGNQPRIPDSLTQGVRTMTTNIVLEMAYASGQHREALIATAMMLFGFILLINGIFMLIKRKEAIR